Genomic window (Gelria sp. Kuro-4):
CAAGAAGAGGTTATACAAGCCGTGGCCCACCACCCGGCGGGAATGGCGGCGGCGAGCGGCCGCCGGCTGAAGTTCTTCCCACAGGTCGGAACAGGCTGGGAGGTAGAGCTTGCCAACCCGGTTTCCCACCTGGCCTTTACCGCAGACGGCTGCCTGCTTGCCGTGGAGGCGGGGGGTTCGGGCGCCGCGCCGGCCCGCCTCACGCTCTTTACCTCCCAAGGGAAAAAGGCCTGGCAGCGGCGGCTGCGCGGCGCCTGCCGCGGCCTTTTCAGCCGGGGAGGGACGGTGCTGGTAGCTGACACCCGCCTGGTCTACGCCCTGGATGGCGAAGGCCGGCTCCAGTGGTGCTACGAGGCGCCGGCTCCCATCGCCGGCTTTGCCCCCCTGGCCGCGGGAGACGAAGTGGTGGTGGCCACCGAGGGACAGCGCCTCATCCTCATCACACCCCCGCGGCCGGAGGCTAGCCATGAATAAGGGCGGGGAGACAGCGGGTGCACACCCAGAGGCTTTCGCCCCGCCAGCGCACTGGAAGGAGCGGGCGGTCGGCTTCGCCGGCGTTACAGCGGAAGCAGGTTGGCGCCGGCGCCGCTTGCCGCTGGTGGGCCGCAGCGGCTGCGGCATCAAAAGCCGGCGCTTCCCGCTCTTCGATGATGAGCGCTCCCTGCGGGCAAATGGGCAGGCAGAAACCGGCACCATCGCAAAGCTCTTCGCGTATAAGGCGTGCCTTACCGTTCACGATTTGGATGGCTCCTTCCGCGCAGGGCGTGACGCAGAGCCCGCAGCCGGTACACTTTTCTTGGTCGATGCGGACGATCTTGCGTTTCAATGCTATGCACCCCTTTCCCGACTATTCTACTCCAGTTTGGACGGGGCGGCAAGACCGGCTGTCAGCTGGAACCAGGAAGGAATTCCGCCCGCCTAAGGCGAAGAAACGCTTACGTCTCACCACCGGCATTTCCCTGCCTGAGGAGGGCGAGACGAGCGGGGAAAGAAGTGCACTCCAATCTTTCAGAGGAGGGTACAGGCATGCGCTTGGTGCGGTTTCTTGCGGAAGGAAAGGTCAGCTATGGCATCCTGGCCGGGGAGAAGGTGCGTCTTCTCGCCGGTGACCCCTTTCAGGGGGAAACCGGCGTGCGGGAAGAAGAAATTCCGCTTGCCGCGGTGCAGCTCCTGGCGCCCTGCGTTCCCAGTAAGATCGTCGCGGTGGGTCTCAACTATGCCGATCACGCCGCCGAGACGGGCCAGCCGCTGCCGGAGCAGCCCATGCTTTTTCTTAAGCCCCCTACGGCGGTGGTGGGGCCGGAGGAGCCGGTGCTGTACCCGGCGGGCGTGGGCCGGGTGGACTACGAGGCGGAGCTGGCGGTGGTGATTCGGGACAGGACGAAGGCTGCTTCGCCGGAGGAGGCGGCGGCGCATATCCTGGGCTACACCTGCCTCAATGACGTCACAGCGCGCGATCTCCAGGTCAAGGACGTGCAGTGGACACGTTCCAAGTCTTATGACACCTTCGCCCCCCTAGGCCCCTGGATCGAGACGGAACTCGACCCCGGCGACCTGGCGATAAAGCTCACGGTAAACGGTGTACTTAAGCAGAACTCCAGCACCCGCTTCATGATCTTCAAGGTACCGCAGCTGGTGAGCTTTATCTCCCAGGTAATGACCCTCGTTCCCGGCGACGTCATCGCCACCGGCACCCCGCCGGGCATTGGGCCGGTGAAGCCGGGTGATGTCATGACGGTGACCATCGCCGGCATCGGCAGTCTGACGAATCCGGTGAAGTAAGGGACAACTGCCCCGCCCTGCGCGGGGCCTTTTCGTCGGCAAGGCCGGCAGGAATTCTTTACCCCGGGAGGAAATACTATACGAGTAAGTTCGTATTACCTTTTTACCTTTGTCAAAGGAGAAATGGGCATGCCTTCTCCGAGCCAAACTCAAGCCCTCCGGAACATCCCGGCGGTGGAGGCCCTGCTTGAGGCACCGCCGGTAGCGGCCCTTCTGGCCGAACACCCGCGGGCCCTGGTGGTGGAAGCGGCCCGCGCCGTAACCGCCGCCGCACGGCGCCTCATTCTGAGCGCCGCGCCCGAAGCCGACCTGCCGGATTTCAGCAGGGCGGCGCTGGCGGCGCAGGTGGTGGCGCGCGTGCGCGCGGCCGCGGGGCCCCACCTTATCCCGGTGATCAATGCCACGGGCGTGGTGCTGCACACCAACCTGGGGCGCGCCCCCCTGGCAGAGCCGGCCCGGGCGGCGCTGGCGGAGATCGCCCGCGGCTACTCGAACCTGGAGTACGACCTGGAAACAGGGGAGCGTGGCTCGCGCCACAGCCACTGTGCCGGCCTGCTCACGGAGCTTACCGGCGCCGAGGCCGCGCTGGTGGTGAACAACAACGCTGCCGCCGTGCTGCTCACGCTGGCGGCGCTGGCGGCCGGCCGCGAGGTGGTGGTGGCGCGCGGGCAACTGGTGGAAATCGGCGGTTCCTTCCGCGTCCCCGAGGTGATGGAGGCGAGCGGCTGCCGGCTGCGTGAGGTGGGCACCACCAACAAGGTGTACCTCCGGGATTATGAGGCGGCCATCGGGCCGGAGACGGCCCTGCTGCTCAAGGTGCACACCAGCAACTACCGCATCCTCGGCTTTACCGCCAGCGTGAGCGGGGCGGAGCTGGCCGCCCTCGGGGCGCGCTACAACCTTCCCACCCTGGAGGACCTGGGGAGCGGCGTGCTCGTGGACTTAAGCCGGGCCGGTTTGGAAAAGGAGCCCACCGCCCTGGAAAGCGTGGCGGCGGGGCTGGACATCGTCACCTTCAGCGGCGACAAGCTCTTGGGCGGGCCGCAGGCCGGGATTATCGTGGGCAGGAAGCGCTACCTGGACGTCATCAAGCGCCACCCCCTGGCCCGGGCGCTGCGCGTGGGCAAACTCACCCTGGCGGCCCTGGAGGCGACGCTTAGGCTGTACCGGGAGCCGGAGCGAGCCTGGCGGGAAATCCCCGCCCTGCGCGCCCTGAGCTGGGCCGAAGGCGAACTCAAAGAGCGGGCCCAGCGCCTGGCCGGGAAGATCAACGCCCTGGGGCAGGGGCTTACGGCCACCGTGCAGCCGGGCACCTCGGAGGTGGGGGGCGGTGCGCTGCCCTTGAGCGCCCTGCCCACGCACCTGGTGGCCGTGACGAGCGGCACTTACTCGCCGGACGAGCTGGCGGGACGGCTGCGCCGCCGGCCGCTGCCGGTCATCGGCCGGATCGGCGGCGACCGCCTGCTCCTTGACCTCCGGACGGTCCGCCCGGAGGAAGAGGCGGCCCTGGTGAGCGCCTTGGCCGCCGCGGCGGGCAGCCCTGCCGGAGGGGAGTAGACCATGCCGGCGCGGGTTTACCTTACCGAGGCCATCCTCTTGGGCCCCGGCTCCTTCCAACTTTTTCAGGCACTGGCGCCCCGCGTCAGCCCCTGGCTGGCCGGGCCCCTGGTGTTTGCGCTGACGCTCCTGGCCGGCGACCTCCTCCTCGCCCTTTTTTGGCGGGAGCGGGCGGCCGCCTACCTGGAGGAGGCGCTTTTCGACACCGTTATGTTCGCCCTCCTGGGCCTTTTGGCCGCTGTGGTCTACCAGGCGGTGGAGCTTTACCTTAAGATCACGCCCAACCTGGGGATCATCGCTACCTTGGTTTTTCTGCTTTTCCTGAGCTTCAGCGAGCGGGGCAGAGGTGAAGGCGCACGCTTCGCCCGGTACCGCCGGGGCTAGGCCGGTTCCTCAACTCCTTCCTGGTTGGAGGCAGCGATACCCTTGAAGCACATCATCATTGGTACGGCCGGGCACGTGGACCACGGCAAGACCACCCTCATCCGGGCCCTCACCGGCCACAACACTGACCGCCTGAAAGAAGAACAGGAGCGGGGCATTTCCATTGAGCTTGGGTTCGCCCCCTTCGACCTCCCCAGCGGCCGTCGCGCCGGGGTGGTGGACGTCCCCGGCCACGAGCGCTTTATCCGCCACATGCTGGCGGGCGTAGGCGGCTTCGACCTGGTGCTCCTGGTGGTGGCGGCGGACGAAGGGGTGATGCCGCAAACCCGGGAACACCTGGACATCCTGAGCCTCCTGGGCGTGAAAAGCGGCCTCATTGTGCTCACCAAGGTCGACCTGGTGGATGCCGAGTGGCTGGAGCTGGTAAAAGAGGAGGTGCGGGCGGCGGTGCAGGGCACCTTCCTGGCGGAGGCCTCCATGTATGCCGTTTCGGCGGTTACCGGTCAGGGTATTCCGGAGCTGTTGGCGGCCATCGACCGGGCCACCGACACGGTGACGGAACGCGAACACACCGGGCCGTTCCGCCTACCGGTGGACCGGGTTTTTACCATCGCCGGTTTCGGTACGGTGGTCACCGGCACCCTCCTCTCTGGCACGGTCAAAGCCGGGGAGCGGGCCGAGGTTTTTCCGGCCCGGCTGGCGACCCGCATCCGCCAGGTGGAGGTGCACGGCCAGAAGGCGGGGACGGCCTACGCCGGGCAGCGCGTCGCGCTTAACCTGGCCGGCCTCAGTGTGGAAGAGGTGGAGCGTGGCGCCGTGGTGGCGACGCCCGGCTCCCTGACCCCGTCCACGCAGGTGGACGCCCGGCTCCTCCTTTTGGCGCACGCGCCGCGGCCCTTGAAACAGCGGGAGCGCATCCGCCTCCATACGGGGACGGTGGAGGTGCTGGGGAGGGTTTACCTGCTGGCAAGTGACGAGCTGGCCCCAGGGGAGTCCACCTTCGTACAGCTGCGCCTGGAAGCACCCGTGGCCGTGAAGCGGGGTGACCGCTTTGTCATCCGCACCTACTCGCCGGCCACCACCGTAGGCGGTGGCAGCATCCTGGAGCCGGCGGCCCCCCGGCGGCGCCGCTTCGACCCGGCCGTGCTGGCCGAGCTGGCGCAAAAAGAACAGGGCGACCCGCTCGATCTTGTAGCCCACGCCCTGGAGCGCGCAGGCCTCAAGCCCCAACCCAGCGAGGAAGTGGCGCTGGCCGCCGGCCTGGGGCCGCAAGAGACGGCGGCGGCCCTTAAGAAGCTCGTGGACGGCGAGCGGGCGGTGAGCCTTACGCTGGAAGGGAGCACCTACTATCTGGACCGGGCGGCTTTGGTGCGGGCTGTGGACGAGGCTACGGCCATCCTCACCCGCTTTCATGCGGAGCACCCCCTGCGCCAGGGACTGCCGTTGGAAGAGATCCGCGCCCGCGTCTTCCCCCAGCTTTCGGCCCGCCTGTTGGCTGAGGTGCTGCGCCTGCCGCCGGCGGCGCACCTCAAGGTGGAGGAGGAGCGCATCCGCCTTGCCGCCCACCGAGTGAGCTTTACGCCTGCGCAGGCGGCTTTGGCGGACGGGCTGAAAGCGGCCCTCGCGGCGGCCCCCTACCAGCCGCCGGCCCCGCTGGAGATCCTGGAGCGGCTGGGTGCCGGCAAGGAAGGACCGGAGATCCTGGCCGCCCTCCTCGAGCGCGGCGAACTGGTCCAGGTGGCCGAGGACGTGGTCTTGACCCGCGACGCTTTTGCCGCGGCAGTGGCCCGGGTGGCGGAGCACGTCCGCGCGCGCGGCGCCATCACCGTGGCCGAGCTGCGCGACCTGCTCGGCACCTCCCGCCGCTACGCCCTGCCTCTACTGGAATACCTGGACGGCCGCCGCATCACCCGCCGCGTGGGCGACAAGCGCATCCTCGGCCCCGCCGCCCCGCCTGCGTAGTTTCTTGCTTGATCAGGACGCCGGTGCTATAATCGGGAAGGAGACGGGGGTGGATTGGGCCTGGTGGCTTGCCCGGACTTCAAATCCGGCGGCGGGCGAGTTCGTCCGCGGTGGGTTCGATTCCCACACACTCCCGCCAAGAAGGCTTAAGACAAAATAAGGGTAGGAAGCTCCGCAAGCTTCCCACCCTTGGAGGGCATTACGACCCGGGGGCAGATTTTGGGCTTTCCCTGCTTCACAAGAAGCAGGCTATTTTTTGTCGGTACACAATAAGGAGACCGGAGCAGCACGATGGCTACTAACGGTGCCATGGTCGGCACCCCTTCTCCTGGGACCTCCCCGGGCACGACGCCCCTCGGCCAGAGAGCGGGTGCTTCTGCACCCCGCATCGGCAGGTTCAGGCGTGTCCAAGCTAAATAGAGGGCAATTTGGCGTTTCCTGCCGGTGATCAGCAGCAGCCCCTTACGGTCGCTAAACCATAAGGGGGCTTGTCATGTCTGGATCGGCGGGCGATTGGCCAGCTGGTGAAAGACAAGCGCCAGCGTGTGTTTGTCCATTTTTCCTTCCGCGATGCGCATCATCGCCTCATACAGCTTACCTTCGGGGTCACTGACGGTCACCCCGTTAAACTCGAGAAACAGTAAAGCGCAGGCGAGGGCGGTACGTTTATTACCGTCAATGAAGGGATGGTTTTGCGACAGGTGAAACGCGTAGGCCGCGGCCATTTCATAGAGGCCTATGTGAAGGTATGCGCCGCCAAAAGAGGCTTCCGGCATCGCCAGAGAGGATCCCAGCAAGGCAAAGTCGCGTACTCCAGGCGCACCACCATAGCGGTTGATTTGATCCTGGTGGACCTCAATGACCTCGGCCAGGGTGAGAAAAATGATGTCCTCCATAGCCGGTTATTCTGCCAGTTTCCTCAGGGTTGCACCGTGTTCCCGGTTGATCTTTTCAAGGATGGTCTTGAACCGGGCTTCCCGTTCGGCATCCCGAAGGGGAGAAATAATCAGGCTCTTCCCGTCGGTGCTGACCTTAAGCGGGGTATCCAGGGTTATGCCAAGGAGTTCGAGAATCGGCTTGTCAATAATCAACGCAGCGCTGTTGCCGTGGGCGGTTAACGTCTTGATCATACGTGTACCCCCTGTAACCTATTGTACTTACATTGTATCACGGCAGAACCGGGGTTGCAATCGGTGGTTGCGCCGGGACGGCAGCTTGTGGTAAAATACAGTCAGCATACTCAGGAATGCGATGAAGGGGAAGAGTACCCTGGGCGGAAGGCCAAAGAGAGCCGCCGGTGATGGGAAGGCGGCGCCGGAAGCCGAGGTGAATGGGCCCCCGAGCGGTGCTGCTAAAGCCGAAAGGTTAAGTAGCTGCATCCGGCCGTCCGCCGTTACCCGGACAGGATATCGCGGTCTAAGTACCGCCGTATCCGTAAAGACGGCCCTTCCATTGAGGTGGCAAGAAGCACACTATCCTGAATGATAGCGTGCTTTTTTGTTCACCGGGCCGATTAGGGTGGTACCACGGTGAGCATCCGTCCCTTCCGGGCGGATGCTTTTCTTTTCAAGGGGGTGACGCCATTGACGTGAAAGAGCGGCACAGTTCCACGGCAAACGGGTCCTACGCTTAGGGACATCGGTTCCAGTTGCCATGGGGTCGGGTCAAAGGTAAGCGACCCGACGCCGACCGTCCGAACCTGACCGGCTTATCCACAGGAAGATATGGAAAAGGAGAGGAGTTTTAGCATGGAAGACGTGAGGATACTCCTCAGCGAACAGGAGCTGCCCACCCACTGGTACAACGTCCAGGCCGACCTGCCTAACCCGCTGCAGCCGCCGCTTAACCCGCGCACGGGTGAGATCATGGCCCCGGACGAGCTCAAGAAGATCTTCCCCGAGGCGCTGCTTCAGCAGGAGATGGCGAGCGAGCCCGACATCGAGATTCCCGACGAGGTGCGTGAACTCTACCGCCTGTGGCGGCCCTCGCCGCTTGTGCGCGCCCGGCGGCTGGAAAAAGCCCTGGACACCCCGGCCCGGATTTATTACAAGTACGAGGGCGTCAGCCCCGCCGGCAGCCACAAGCTCAACACCGCCATCCCCCAGGCGTACTACAACAAACAGGCCGGCATCAAACGCCTGGCCACCGAAACCGGCGCCGGACAGTGGGGCACCGCCCTGGCCATGGCCGCCAGCTTCTTTGGTCTTGAATGTACTGTCTACATGGTAAAGGTGAGCTACCGGCAGAAGCCTTACCGGCGCTCCCTGATGCAGATCTTCGGAGCGGAGGTTTACGCCAGCCCCACCGACAAGACCGAGTCCGGGCGCGCCGTCCTGGCCCGGGACCCGGATTCCCCGGGAAGCCTGGGCATCGCCATCAGCGAAGCGGTGGAAGACGCGGTGCAGCACCCCGACACCAACTACTCCCTGGGCAGCGTACTGAACCACGTGGTGCTTCACCAGACCATAATCGGCCTGGAGGCCCAGAAGCAGCTGGAAAAGGCCGGGCACTACCCGGACACGGTCATCGCCTGCAGCGGGGGCGGCAGCAACTTCTGCGGCCTTGCCCTGCCCTTCGTGCGCGACAAAATCCGGGCGGGCAAGCGCACCCGCATCCTGGCGGTGGAGCCGACCGCCTGCCCCAGCCTGACAAAGGGCAAGTTCACGTACGACTTCGGGGACGAAGCGCACCTTACGCCCCGCATGATGATGTACACCCTGGGGAGCGACTTTGTGCCGCCGGGCATCCACGCGGGCGGGCTCCGCTACCACGGCGCCTCGCCCATCGAGAGCCAGCTCCTGCACGACGGCTTAATTGAAGCCAAGGCCTACGGGCAGCTGGCGGTGTTTGAAGCGGCGGTGCTGTTTGCCCGGGCGGAGGGCATCGTCCCGGCGCCGGAGTCTTCCCATGCCATAAGGGCCGCCGTGGACGAGGCCCTGGCGGCCCGGGAGGCGGGCGAAGCGCGGACCATTCTCTTTAACCTGAGCGGCCACGGCTTCCTCGACCTGAGCGCCTACGATGCTTACCTTGCCGGTGAGCTGCAGGATTCCGGCCTGGACGACGCCACACTCCAGGAACTCCTGGCCAAGCTGCCCTGATCCGCAAGAGGAGCCGCGCAGGGCGGGGGAAAACCCCGCCCCTTTACTGTGCCTCCACGCCGGGGAGAGGTGCCCTTACGGCGGGCGGGAGCTGGAACCGACCGCCCAAATATTGGAGAAAATTGGAGGTGGAGGAGGAAAAAGGATCCAGGCGGCGAATATAAATAAACATGCAAGTAATACTCTTGGGCCTGTTCGGTCTTGCGTTGCTTTTTATTTATGATATCGTCTCCCTTTACCGCGTTCCCAGCCGCGGCGGCCTAGCCTTTCTGGGGTATGCCCTACACACTCTGGCGATCTTTGCGGCAGCGTGGGCGGGGGAGAAAGCGGCGTTTCCGGCCGCGCCGCTCTGGCCGCGGGTTATAGGGGCACTACTGGCCCTGCTGGGGGGAGGGTGGCTTGTCTATTGCCTCTTTCTCTTCCCTTCCCTTGCCCGTACCTACCAGGACCCGGCGGGCCCCGCCTTCACGCGTGCGGGCCCGTACGCTTTTTCACGCCATCCTGGTTTTATCGGCCACCTGGCTTTGCTCGGCGGACTCCTCTTGGCTTCCCGCTCGCTCCTTCTTCTTCGGGCGGCGGGCGTCTGGGTACCGGCCAACCTGGCCTATGTCGTGTTGCAGGACCGGGTGCTTTTTCCCCGCCTCTTCCGGGAGTACGGCGCGTACCGGGCGGAAACACCGTTTATCCTGCCCACCGCTGCCAGCCTGCAGCGCTTTTGGGCCACCCGGTGGCAATAAGGGGGTAGTGGGCCTTGGCAAAACTCGTAACGCTTCT
Coding sequences:
- a CDS encoding ATP-binding protein yields the protein MKRKIVRIDQEKCTGCGLCVTPCAEGAIQIVNGKARLIREELCDGAGFCLPICPQGALIIEEREAPAFDAAAAAAHQRQAAPAPTCFRCNAGEADRPLLPVRWRGESLWVCTRCLPALIHG
- a CDS encoding fumarylacetoacetate hydrolase family protein; the protein is MRLVRFLAEGKVSYGILAGEKVRLLAGDPFQGETGVREEEIPLAAVQLLAPCVPSKIVAVGLNYADHAAETGQPLPEQPMLFLKPPTAVVGPEEPVLYPAGVGRVDYEAELAVVIRDRTKAASPEEAAAHILGYTCLNDVTARDLQVKDVQWTRSKSYDTFAPLGPWIETELDPGDLAIKLTVNGVLKQNSSTRFMIFKVPQLVSFISQVMTLVPGDVIATGTPPGIGPVKPGDVMTVTIAGIGSLTNPVK
- the selA gene encoding L-seryl-tRNA(Sec) selenium transferase; translation: MPSPSQTQALRNIPAVEALLEAPPVAALLAEHPRALVVEAARAVTAAARRLILSAAPEADLPDFSRAALAAQVVARVRAAAGPHLIPVINATGVVLHTNLGRAPLAEPARAALAEIARGYSNLEYDLETGERGSRHSHCAGLLTELTGAEAALVVNNNAAAVLLTLAALAAGREVVVARGQLVEIGGSFRVPEVMEASGCRLREVGTTNKVYLRDYEAAIGPETALLLKVHTSNYRILGFTASVSGAELAALGARYNLPTLEDLGSGVLVDLSRAGLEKEPTALESVAAGLDIVTFSGDKLLGGPQAGIIVGRKRYLDVIKRHPLARALRVGKLTLAALEATLRLYREPERAWREIPALRALSWAEGELKERAQRLAGKINALGQGLTATVQPGTSEVGGGALPLSALPTHLVAVTSGTYSPDELAGRLRRRPLPVIGRIGGDRLLLDLRTVRPEEEAALVSALAAAAGSPAGGE
- the selB gene encoding selenocysteine-specific translation elongation factor — encoded protein: MKHIIIGTAGHVDHGKTTLIRALTGHNTDRLKEEQERGISIELGFAPFDLPSGRRAGVVDVPGHERFIRHMLAGVGGFDLVLLVVAADEGVMPQTREHLDILSLLGVKSGLIVLTKVDLVDAEWLELVKEEVRAAVQGTFLAEASMYAVSAVTGQGIPELLAAIDRATDTVTEREHTGPFRLPVDRVFTIAGFGTVVTGTLLSGTVKAGERAEVFPARLATRIRQVEVHGQKAGTAYAGQRVALNLAGLSVEEVERGAVVATPGSLTPSTQVDARLLLLAHAPRPLKQRERIRLHTGTVEVLGRVYLLASDELAPGESTFVQLRLEAPVAVKRGDRFVIRTYSPATTVGGGSILEPAAPRRRRFDPAVLAELAQKEQGDPLDLVAHALERAGLKPQPSEEVALAAGLGPQETAAALKKLVDGERAVSLTLEGSTYYLDRAALVRAVDEATAILTRFHAEHPLRQGLPLEEIRARVFPQLSARLLAEVLRLPPAAHLKVEEERIRLAAHRVSFTPAQAALADGLKAALAAAPYQPPAPLEILERLGAGKEGPEILAALLERGELVQVAEDVVLTRDAFAAAVARVAEHVRARGAITVAELRDLLGTSRRYALPLLEYLDGRRITRRVGDKRILGPAAPPA
- a CDS encoding type II toxin-antitoxin system death-on-curing family toxin, which produces MEDIIFLTLAEVIEVHQDQINRYGGAPGVRDFALLGSSLAMPEASFGGAYLHIGLYEMAAAYAFHLSQNHPFIDGNKRTALACALLFLEFNGVTVSDPEGKLYEAMMRIAEGKMDKHTLALVFHQLANRPPIQT
- a CDS encoding TrpB-like pyridoxal phosphate-dependent enzyme; translated protein: MEDVRILLSEQELPTHWYNVQADLPNPLQPPLNPRTGEIMAPDELKKIFPEALLQQEMASEPDIEIPDEVRELYRLWRPSPLVRARRLEKALDTPARIYYKYEGVSPAGSHKLNTAIPQAYYNKQAGIKRLATETGAGQWGTALAMAASFFGLECTVYMVKVSYRQKPYRRSLMQIFGAEVYASPTDKTESGRAVLARDPDSPGSLGIAISEAVEDAVQHPDTNYSLGSVLNHVVLHQTIIGLEAQKQLEKAGHYPDTVIACSGGGSNFCGLALPFVRDKIRAGKRTRILAVEPTACPSLTKGKFTYDFGDEAHLTPRMMMYTLGSDFVPPGIHAGGLRYHGASPIESQLLHDGLIEAKAYGQLAVFEAAVLFARAEGIVPAPESSHAIRAAVDEALAAREAGEARTILFNLSGHGFLDLSAYDAYLAGELQDSGLDDATLQELLAKLP
- a CDS encoding methyltransferase translates to MQVILLGLFGLALLFIYDIVSLYRVPSRGGLAFLGYALHTLAIFAAAWAGEKAAFPAAPLWPRVIGALLALLGGGWLVYCLFLFPSLARTYQDPAGPAFTRAGPYAFSRHPGFIGHLALLGGLLLASRSLLLLRAAGVWVPANLAYVVLQDRVLFPRLFREYGAYRAETPFILPTAASLQRFWATRWQ